Proteins from a single region of Streptomyces sp. HUAS 15-9:
- a CDS encoding Lrp/AsnC family transcriptional regulator, producing MTSVTTIDPLDARILLALDDQPSATILQLAKVLGVSRNTVHARLQRMERAGVLLGFSQRVSPASMGYTLVAFVSLAISQSEGASATSLLENIPEVIEVHATTGEADLLAKVVARDTADLHRINQTILRIEGVVRSSTAVSLWQAMPNRTRALLESVAHSES from the coding sequence ATGACAAGCGTGACAACGATCGACCCGCTCGACGCGCGAATCCTGCTGGCCCTCGACGATCAACCGAGCGCGACGATCTTGCAGTTGGCGAAGGTTCTCGGGGTGTCCCGCAACACTGTGCACGCACGTCTTCAGCGGATGGAGCGCGCCGGCGTGCTACTCGGCTTCAGCCAGCGCGTGTCACCGGCGTCCATGGGCTACACCCTTGTCGCGTTCGTGTCGCTGGCGATCAGCCAGAGCGAGGGGGCCAGCGCGACGAGCCTGCTCGAGAACATTCCAGAGGTGATCGAGGTCCACGCGACCACCGGCGAGGCCGATCTGCTCGCCAAGGTCGTCGCGCGGGACACAGCAGATCTGCACCGCATCAACCAGACCATCCTCCGCATCGAGGGGGTGGTCCGCTCAAGCACCGCCGTATCACTCTGGCAGGCAATGCCCAACCGAACCCGCGCCCTGCTCGAGTCGGTCGCGCACTCCGAGTCCTGA
- a CDS encoding YitT family protein, which produces MTPTTAGSTKHGLIEDALGIFTGTFIASLGLFLLRTSGTVTGGTAGLALLLSYAVDVPFGVIFLAVNLPFFVLAVRKKGWDFTIRTALSVGLVSLMASLHPAEITQIDIDPVYAALVGNLLAGVGLLVLFRHRSSLGGFNILALIMQERFGLRAGYVQMILDVIVVAASLAVVSPLKVLLSAAGAIVLNIVLALNHRPGRYTGS; this is translated from the coding sequence GTGACCCCGACCACCGCCGGCTCGACGAAGCACGGTCTGATCGAGGACGCTCTGGGGATCTTCACCGGAACCTTCATCGCATCACTCGGACTCTTCCTCCTGCGGACCAGTGGCACCGTCACAGGCGGCACCGCCGGCCTCGCACTCCTGCTCAGTTACGCGGTGGACGTTCCGTTCGGGGTGATCTTCCTCGCGGTCAACCTGCCCTTCTTCGTACTCGCTGTCCGGAAGAAGGGGTGGGATTTCACGATCCGCACCGCGTTGTCGGTCGGCCTCGTCTCCCTGATGGCCTCTCTCCATCCCGCCGAGATCACCCAGATCGACATCGACCCGGTCTACGCCGCGCTCGTCGGCAACCTGCTCGCCGGTGTGGGGCTCCTCGTCCTGTTCCGGCACCGGTCCAGTCTCGGCGGCTTCAACATCCTCGCCCTGATCATGCAGGAGCGCTTCGGTCTGCGCGCCGGATATGTCCAGATGATCCTCGACGTCATCGTCGTGGCCGCGTCCCTCGCGGTCGTCTCCCCCCTCAAGGTCCTCCTCTCCGCCGCCGGCGCCATCGTCCTCAACATCGTCCTCGCCCTCAACCACCGGCCGGGGCGCTACACCGGGTCCTGA